The following proteins are encoded in a genomic region of Candidatus Aegiribacteria sp.:
- a CDS encoding TonB-dependent receptor, with amino-acid sequence MKQTESDSILLRTGGSFLNKASVLMLLLLLILTFSAYADTTGIVGGIVSDTDGDPLVGATIMIDDTFLGTMTDAHGEYIIAGVSPGSYSVTASMVGRTTSRMENVRVVADQLSRVDFELFEDPTGSTVIHVHESRNQILQDVPTTLHMMDFTDISTQTSRSIVDIVSSQPGVVTSHGEMHIRGGREGEVDYLLDGISIRSPISYTFNLELPLSAISNASLMTGGLGVEYGNSMSGIVNLIGKEGGDTYHGTVIARHGDITTASIESGEQVFMEETDVEQCRSNLNGIEASVSGPEPITEMLLPLIGIRIPGQMNFNASGQMSLSGWDTLDTRGSWENNWQNDISGVAKITYRPVSKTSFAFTGLGSHREMGWNEWGWSRFHLPAYINEGEINAYLGRSQDYALPVRFSETTGITFNATQLLGSETVLKLTMGIMKFQNWNRIRLQEGGYLGEDTYPIYWFTQYMPEERIQDSLGFYHTGVHPNVWFDSKATVSSIMLGFDSNPNTRTRLKAGISADYYDLYQYNVYAQSNHNIFISQWNAYPHSGSCYLQGSYRFSGGVITTAGLRADMFDANTSIFDLEAGESIPVKTKWHISPRVGFSVPFSENSIFFLTYGHHFQMPSMNCLFIETSYNLADGRIVAGNPDLDPEMTQSFEVGVRHFIDRLTEVSLAAYYKDITALVNTEAHSEGTYYVYTNDDSHGMVRGIETTLNRRIGSNISGQISYSLSVAKGKYSSMLERYNYAQIGIVYVSNEDNYLDWDQTHTASASFEVRSFESEGPEVAGIHPLENTRLGFSWRYGSGMPYTLPPVETELVTTNTERYPFSMQTDLTLSRMFNIGPTDLTLVLGVFNLFNRMNVAHIYDTALFNTTGNPTGAMGNPRAWSPARHFILSVGLSW; translated from the coding sequence ATGAAACAGACTGAATCAGATTCCATATTACTTCGTACTGGAGGAAGCTTCCTGAACAAAGCGTCCGTGCTGATGCTGCTCCTCCTTTTAATTCTCACGTTTTCCGCTTATGCGGATACAACTGGAATCGTTGGCGGAATCGTCTCAGATACTGACGGAGACCCGCTTGTCGGAGCCACTATAATGATAGACGATACTTTCCTTGGCACCATGACGGATGCACATGGAGAATACATCATCGCAGGAGTTTCCCCTGGCAGCTACTCTGTAACCGCGAGCATGGTGGGCAGAACCACTTCCAGGATGGAAAATGTCCGTGTGGTTGCCGATCAGTTGAGCAGGGTTGATTTCGAGCTGTTTGAAGATCCAACGGGTTCAACAGTTATCCATGTTCATGAATCAAGAAACCAGATTCTTCAGGACGTTCCAACCACTCTGCACATGATGGACTTCACTGATATATCCACGCAGACCTCAAGGAGTATAGTAGACATTGTTTCCTCCCAGCCCGGCGTGGTTACCAGCCACGGTGAAATGCATATACGGGGAGGCCGCGAAGGTGAGGTGGATTATCTTCTTGACGGTATCTCAATCCGTTCACCCATAAGTTATACATTCAACCTTGAACTACCCCTGAGTGCCATTTCAAACGCTTCTCTGATGACCGGAGGGCTTGGTGTTGAATACGGAAATTCCATGTCGGGGATTGTTAATCTCATCGGAAAGGAGGGTGGTGATACTTACCACGGTACGGTGATAGCCCGCCACGGTGATATTACTACCGCTTCCATTGAATCCGGAGAGCAGGTCTTCATGGAAGAAACGGATGTGGAGCAATGCAGAAGCAACCTTAACGGTATTGAAGCGTCGGTATCGGGTCCTGAACCCATCACAGAAATGCTTCTTCCCCTTATTGGAATCCGTATCCCCGGCCAGATGAACTTCAACGCATCCGGGCAGATGTCTTTAAGCGGCTGGGATACTCTGGATACCCGCGGCAGCTGGGAGAACAACTGGCAGAATGACATATCCGGCGTTGCCAAGATAACCTACAGGCCTGTCAGCAAAACCAGTTTCGCTTTCACCGGACTTGGTTCTCACAGGGAAATGGGATGGAATGAATGGGGCTGGTCACGATTCCACCTGCCGGCCTATATCAATGAAGGCGAAATCAATGCATACCTGGGAAGAAGTCAGGATTACGCCCTCCCTGTTCGTTTCAGCGAAACCACCGGGATTACATTCAATGCCACGCAGCTGCTTGGAAGCGAAACCGTCCTTAAACTGACAATGGGTATTATGAAGTTTCAGAACTGGAACCGTATACGGTTACAGGAGGGGGGTTATCTCGGAGAAGACACATACCCCATATACTGGTTCACCCAGTACATGCCGGAGGAAAGAATTCAGGATTCCCTGGGGTTCTATCACACGGGGGTGCATCCAAATGTGTGGTTCGATTCCAAGGCAACGGTGAGCAGCATAATGTTGGGTTTTGACTCGAACCCCAATACCAGAACACGCCTGAAGGCGGGAATATCAGCTGATTACTACGATCTTTATCAGTACAATGTATACGCCCAGAGCAATCACAACATATTCATCTCTCAGTGGAACGCTTACCCTCATTCAGGATCCTGCTACCTCCAGGGAAGCTACAGGTTTTCCGGAGGAGTAATAACCACGGCCGGTCTCAGGGCTGACATGTTTGATGCCAATACCTCGATATTCGATCTCGAAGCCGGAGAGAGCATTCCGGTTAAAACAAAATGGCATATCAGTCCAAGAGTGGGCTTTTCCGTTCCCTTCAGCGAGAATTCCATTTTCTTCCTTACATACGGGCACCATTTCCAGATGCCTTCCATGAACTGTCTTTTTATTGAGACATCCTATAATCTTGCCGATGGCAGGATAGTAGCAGGCAATCCGGACCTTGACCCTGAGATGACTCAGAGCTTTGAGGTGGGAGTAAGGCATTTTATTGACAGACTCACCGAGGTTTCACTGGCTGCCTATTACAAGGACATCACTGCTCTTGTGAACACTGAAGCACACAGCGAAGGTACCTATTACGTTTATACAAACGATGACAGCCATGGAATGGTAAGAGGTATTGAAACTACCCTCAACCGGAGAATTGGAAGCAATATTTCAGGACAGATCTCGTATTCTCTCTCCGTTGCCAAGGGCAAGTATTCATCCATGCTGGAGAGGTACAACTACGCTCAGATAGGAATCGTGTACGTTTCCAATGAAGATAATTACCTTGACTGGGATCAGACACATACGGCATCAGCATCCTTTGAGGTGAGGTCTTTTGAATCTGAGGGTCCGGAAGTGGCAGGAATCCACCCCCTGGAAAACACCAGATTAGGATTCTCATGGCGATACGGCAGCGGAATGCCGTATACACTTCCGCCTGTGGAAACAGAGCTTGTGACAACGAATACTGAAAGGTATCCTTTTTCCATGCAGACTGATCTGACCCTTTCAAGAATGTTCAATATAGGCCCCACCGACCTGACTCTGGTTCTGGGAGTATTCAACCTTTTCAACAGAATGAATGTGGCCCATATCTACGATACAGCCCTTTTTAACACAACCGGAAATCCCACCGGGGCAATGGGTAATCCCAGGGCATGGTCTCCGGCAAGGCATTTCATCCTGTCAGTTGGCTTATCATGGTAA